Proteins from one Mycobacterium adipatum genomic window:
- a CDS encoding alpha/beta fold hydrolase codes for MNLAYVDKGGTGEPVLFIAGRGGAGRTWHLHQVPAFQRAGYRVITFDNRGVGATENASGFTTEQVVSDTASLIEKVVGGPVRVVGVSMGSFIAQELMVSRPELVSQAVLMATRGRHDGARDFFNKAEREFHDAGITLPPSYDAKIRLLENFSPKTLNDDRAVRDWGEMFTMWPTKYTPGLRSQLAVAPEGNRLPAYAHIKVPVLVIGFGDDVLMAPHLSREVAEAIPGGRYLEIPDAGHLGFIEHPDAVNEAMLEFFAEAKL; via the coding sequence GTGAATCTGGCTTACGTCGACAAGGGCGGCACCGGCGAACCGGTGCTCTTCATCGCCGGCCGCGGGGGCGCGGGCCGCACCTGGCACCTGCATCAGGTGCCGGCCTTCCAGCGGGCCGGCTACCGCGTGATCACCTTCGACAATCGCGGTGTCGGCGCCACCGAGAATGCCAGCGGCTTCACCACCGAGCAGGTGGTGTCCGACACCGCGTCCCTGATCGAAAAGGTGGTCGGCGGGCCGGTCCGGGTGGTCGGGGTGTCGATGGGGTCGTTCATCGCCCAGGAACTCATGGTGTCCCGCCCGGAACTGGTCAGCCAGGCGGTACTGATGGCTACCCGGGGCCGGCACGACGGCGCGCGGGACTTCTTCAACAAGGCCGAACGTGAATTCCACGATGCCGGTATCACGCTGCCGCCCAGTTATGACGCGAAAATCCGTCTGCTGGAAAACTTTTCACCGAAGACGCTGAACGACGACCGGGCCGTGCGGGACTGGGGGGAGATGTTCACCATGTGGCCCACCAAATACACCCCCGGCCTGCGCAGCCAGCTCGCGGTCGCCCCGGAAGGCAACCGGCTGCCCGCTTATGCGCACATCAAGGTCCCGGTGCTGGTGATCGGTTTCGGCGATGACGTGCTGATGGCCCCGCACCTGAGCCGCGAGGTGGCCGAGGCCATCCCGGGCGGGCGCTACCTGGAGATCCCGGACGCCGGTCACCTGGGCTTCATCGAGCACCCCGACGCGG